From a single Shewanella donghaensis genomic region:
- the fliG gene encoding flagellar motor switch protein FliG: protein MANKNAEAAEASTGSKVDDLSGIEKTAILLLSLSEADAASILKHLEPKQVQKVGMAMAAMQDFGQEKVIGVHKLFLEEIQKFSSIGFNSEEFVRKALTAALGEDKAGNLIEQIIMGSGAKGLDSLKWMDARQVATIIQNEHPQIQTIVLSYLEPDQAAEIFSQFPENTRLDLMMRIANLEEVQPAALQELNDIMEKQFAGQGGAQAAKMGGLKAAASIMNFLDTGVESQIMETMRESDEEMAQQIQDLMFVFENLIDVDDRGIQALLREVQQDVLMKALKGADDQLSDKIVGNMSKRAGELLKDDLEAMGPIRISEVEVAQKEILAIARRLSDSGEIMLGGGGGEEFL, encoded by the coding sequence ATGGCAAATAAAAACGCTGAAGCTGCTGAAGCATCAACAGGCTCGAAGGTTGATGATCTTTCTGGTATTGAAAAAACCGCAATTTTATTACTGAGTTTAAGCGAAGCTGATGCAGCTTCGATATTAAAACACCTAGAGCCTAAACAGGTTCAAAAGGTGGGTATGGCGATGGCGGCAATGCAAGATTTTGGTCAAGAAAAAGTCATTGGTGTGCATAAACTTTTTCTTGAAGAAATTCAAAAGTTTTCCTCAATTGGTTTCAACAGTGAAGAGTTCGTTAGAAAAGCATTAACAGCAGCACTTGGTGAAGATAAAGCAGGTAATTTGATTGAACAAATTATCATGGGCAGTGGCGCAAAAGGATTGGACTCACTCAAGTGGATGGATGCCCGCCAAGTTGCTACGATTATTCAAAATGAACATCCTCAAATTCAGACCATTGTTCTTTCTTATTTAGAACCTGATCAAGCAGCAGAAATCTTTAGCCAGTTCCCAGAAAATACTCGCTTGGACTTAATGATGCGTATTGCTAACTTAGAAGAAGTTCAGCCAGCAGCATTGCAAGAGTTAAACGATATCATGGAGAAACAGTTTGCCGGTCAGGGCGGTGCGCAAGCCGCTAAAATGGGTGGCTTGAAAGCCGCTGCGAGTATCATGAACTTCTTAGATACAGGCGTTGAAAGTCAGATCATGGAAACTATGCGTGAATCAGATGAAGAAATGGCGCAACAAATACAAGATCTTATGTTTGTGTTTGAAAACCTTATTGATGTCGATGATCGCGGTATTCAAGCTCTACTTCGTGAAGTGCAGCAAGACGTATTAATGAAAGCGCTCAAAGGTGCAGATGATCAGCTATCTGACAAAATTGTTGGTAATATGTCGAAGCGTGCGGGAGAATTACTTAAAGACGATCTTGAAGCCATGGGGCCAATTAGGATCAGTGAAGTCGAAGTCGCCCAGAAAGAGATTCTTGCTATTGCGCGTCGTTTAAGTGACAGTGGCGAAATTATGCTTGGCGGCGGCGGCGGAGAGGAGTTCCTCTAG
- the fliI gene encoding flagellar protein export ATPase FliI: protein MQNRQHQLLNKIKLQNSKVSPIRPVASGQLVRVVGLTLEATGCRAPVGSLCSIETMAGELVAEVVGFDDELLYLMPVDELRGVLPGARVQPLGEQSGLNVGLSLLGRVLDGSGLPLDGLGPLNTDQNASRHAPPINPLSRRAITEPLDVGVRAINAMLTVGKGQRMGLFAGSGVGKSVLLGMMTRGTTADIIVVGLVGERGREVKEFIEEILGPEGRARSVVVAAPADTSPLMRLRACETSTRIAEYFRDLGYNVLLLMDSLTRYAQAQREVALAVGEPPATKGYPPSVFAKLPRLVERAGNGGPGQGSITAFYTVLTEGDDQQDPIADASRAILDGHIVLSRTLADSGHYPAIDIEQSISRVAPMVISEAHLESMRLVKQMYSLYQQNRDLISIGAYSQGSDPRIDNAIRLQPAMNAFLRQGFKDVISFDNSQLMVGQIAAQCK from the coding sequence ATGCAAAACCGTCAACATCAATTACTGAATAAAATTAAACTTCAAAATAGTAAAGTTAGCCCAATAAGACCCGTTGCCAGTGGTCAATTAGTGCGCGTTGTTGGCTTAACACTTGAAGCGACAGGTTGCCGTGCTCCTGTAGGCAGTTTATGTTCAATAGAAACCATGGCTGGTGAGCTGGTTGCTGAAGTTGTCGGCTTTGATGATGAGTTGCTATATCTCATGCCAGTCGATGAGTTAAGAGGAGTATTGCCAGGGGCAAGAGTCCAACCACTGGGTGAGCAGTCAGGACTAAATGTCGGTCTAAGCTTATTGGGCAGAGTGCTTGATGGCAGTGGTTTACCTCTAGATGGTCTGGGACCATTGAATACTGATCAAAATGCTTCTAGACATGCGCCGCCTATCAACCCGTTGTCTCGAAGAGCGATTACTGAACCTCTTGATGTCGGCGTTAGAGCAATTAATGCGATGCTAACGGTGGGTAAAGGTCAGCGGATGGGCTTGTTTGCAGGCTCAGGTGTGGGTAAAAGTGTACTTTTAGGGATGATGACACGTGGTACCACTGCAGATATTATTGTGGTTGGTTTAGTTGGTGAGCGTGGTCGAGAAGTCAAAGAATTTATTGAAGAAATTCTAGGGCCTGAAGGACGAGCTCGTTCAGTGGTGGTCGCTGCACCTGCAGATACTTCACCACTAATGCGTTTACGCGCCTGTGAAACCTCTACTCGAATAGCCGAGTATTTTAGAGACTTAGGTTATAACGTGTTATTGCTGATGGACAGTTTAACTCGTTATGCTCAAGCACAGCGTGAAGTCGCACTTGCTGTTGGTGAGCCGCCAGCGACCAAAGGTTATCCACCTTCAGTATTTGCCAAACTGCCTAGATTAGTTGAACGTGCTGGAAATGGTGGCCCTGGTCAGGGCTCTATTACGGCATTCTATACCGTACTAACAGAAGGCGATGATCAACAAGATCCGATTGCTGATGCTTCTCGTGCCATTTTAGATGGTCATATCGTGTTATCCAGAACACTTGCTGATTCTGGTCATTATCCTGCGATTGATATCGAGCAATCTATTAGCCGTGTCGCACCTATGGTGATAAGTGAAGCTCATTTAGAATCTATGCGTTTAGTAAAACAGATGTATTCCCTTTATCAGCAAAATAGAGACTTAATCTCTATTGGTGCTTATTCACAAGGTAGCGATCCTAGAATTGATAATGCCATCAGATTACAACCAGCGATGAATGCTTTTCTACGTCAGGGCTTTAAAGATGTTATTTCATTTGATAATAGCCAACTTATGGTAGGGCAGATAGCTGCTCAGTGTAAATAA
- the fliO gene encoding flagellar biosynthetic protein FliO, whose product MLNVISSLVLSSNTVNETASVVVVDKAPEASNIAALSSMMGGLIVVIVIIFVLAYIVKKLNLVQSNQGVIKTIAVTSLGQKEKLVVVELEGQQYLLGVTSQQINLIEKLDSSVEIETNTFASRLKQAKAQTAEKAKE is encoded by the coding sequence GTGCTAAATGTCATTTCATCTTTAGTCTTATCAAGTAATACTGTAAATGAGACCGCATCAGTCGTGGTCGTAGATAAAGCACCAGAAGCCTCAAATATCGCGGCATTATCAAGCATGATGGGCGGGCTGATTGTCGTTATTGTCATAATATTTGTGCTGGCTTATATCGTAAAAAAATTAAACTTAGTTCAGTCAAATCAAGGGGTGATAAAAACGATTGCGGTAACCTCACTCGGCCAAAAAGAAAAATTAGTCGTAGTTGAACTTGAAGGCCAGCAGTATTTATTAGGTGTGACCTCACAACAGATTAATTTAATTGAAAAGTTAGACTCTTCGGTAGAGATTGAAACTAATACTTTTGCTAGTCGGCTTAAGCAAGCAAAAGCACAAACAGCAGAAAAGGCCAAGGAATAG
- the fliQ gene encoding flagellar biosynthesis protein FliQ, with translation MSPESLIDIFREALSVIVLIVSAIILPGLCVGLVVAVFQAATSINEQTLSFLPRLLTTLFSLMFLGHWLVQTMMDFFYTMVDMIPLVIG, from the coding sequence ATGTCACCAGAATCACTGATTGATATTTTTCGCGAAGCCTTATCCGTCATTGTATTAATTGTATCGGCAATCATTTTACCTGGTTTGTGTGTTGGCCTCGTTGTGGCGGTGTTTCAGGCAGCGACATCTATTAACGAACAAACATTAAGTTTTCTTCCTCGTCTATTAACCACATTATTCTCGCTGATGTTTTTAGGTCATTGGCTAGTACAAACTATGATGGACTTTTTCTATACCATGGTGGATATGATCCCGCTGGTTATAGGTTAA
- the fliM gene encoding flagellar motor switch protein FliM produces the protein MSDLLSQDEIDALLHGVDDVDEDEINDSDETRSYDFSSQDRIVRGRMPTLEIVNERFARHLRISMFNMMRRAAEVSINGVQMLKFGEYVHTLFVPTSLNMVRFSPLKGTALITMEARLVFILVDNFFGGDGRFHAKIEGREFTPTERRIVQLLLKIIFEDYKDAWAPVMDVEFEYLDSEVNPAMANIVSPTEVVVINSFHIEVDGGGGDFHITMPYSMIEPIRELLDAGVQSDKQDTDMRWGQALRDEIMDVDVGIDVNIIEHDVTLRDVMGFKTGDIIPIELPEHVMMRVEDLPTYRCKLGKSRDNLALKISEIIPRPETAKSELQLITRQGKARDISDL, from the coding sequence GTGAGTGATTTATTAAGCCAAGATGAAATTGATGCTCTACTGCACGGGGTCGATGACGTTGATGAAGATGAAATCAATGATAGTGATGAGACCCGTTCTTATGATTTTTCATCACAGGATCGTATTGTTCGTGGGCGAATGCCTACGCTTGAAATTGTAAACGAACGATTTGCCCGCCATTTACGCATTAGCATGTTCAACATGATGCGTCGTGCTGCTGAAGTCTCTATCAATGGTGTACAAATGCTCAAGTTTGGCGAATATGTCCATACTTTATTTGTGCCTACAAGCTTAAATATGGTGCGATTTAGTCCATTAAAAGGGACTGCATTAATTACCATGGAAGCGAGATTAGTCTTCATTCTCGTGGATAATTTCTTCGGCGGTGATGGTCGCTTTCATGCAAAAATCGAAGGGCGTGAATTTACACCAACAGAACGTCGTATTGTTCAATTATTATTAAAAATCATTTTTGAAGATTATAAAGATGCCTGGGCACCTGTTATGGATGTCGAGTTTGAGTACCTCGATTCTGAAGTTAATCCTGCAATGGCGAATATTGTTAGCCCAACCGAAGTTGTGGTGATTAATTCATTCCATATTGAAGTTGACGGCGGTGGTGGTGATTTTCATATCACCATGCCTTATTCAATGATTGAGCCGATACGTGAATTACTTGATGCCGGTGTTCAAAGTGACAAACAAGATACCGATATGCGTTGGGGACAAGCACTTCGTGATGAAATCATGGATGTAGATGTGGGTATTGATGTCAACATCATCGAGCATGACGTAACGTTAAGGGATGTTATGGGCTTTAAAACCGGTGATATTATTCCTATCGAGTTACCTGAACATGTCATGATGCGAGTAGAAGACTTACCAACGTATAGATGTAAGTTAGGTAAGTCTCGCGATAATCTAGCATTGAAAATTAGTGAAATCATACCAAGACCAGAAACCGCAAAATCAGAATTGCAGTTGATCACTCGCCAAGGTAAAGCGCGTGATATTTCAGATTTATAA
- the fliJ gene encoding flagellar export protein FliJ, translated as MRRADPLITVLKINKEAEEQAALQLKSAQLELQKTESQLDALNNYRLEYMKQMGENQGKVLSASQYHSFHEFIKQVDQALVQQVNTVKEAQKQTHHRQVHWQEKQQKRKAVELLLEKNAQKALQIANKREQKDSDEFAMQQYIRKKRR; from the coding sequence ATGCGCCGAGCAGATCCTCTAATTACGGTATTGAAAATAAACAAAGAAGCTGAAGAGCAAGCTGCTTTGCAGCTTAAATCGGCTCAATTAGAATTACAAAAAACTGAAAGCCAATTAGACGCTTTAAATAATTACCGGCTAGAGTATATGAAACAGATGGGTGAGAATCAGGGAAAGGTATTATCTGCCAGTCAGTACCATTCTTTTCACGAATTTATAAAACAGGTTGACCAAGCTTTAGTTCAACAAGTTAACACCGTTAAAGAAGCGCAAAAACAAACCCACCATCGACAAGTTCATTGGCAAGAAAAGCAGCAAAAACGTAAAGCTGTAGAGTTATTATTGGAAAAGAATGCTCAGAAGGCCCTGCAAATAGCCAACAAGCGTGAACAAAAAGATTCAGATGAATTTGCCATGCAACAATATATTCGTAAAAAACGCCGCTAG
- the fliN gene encoding flagellar motor switch protein FliN → MSDDTDDWAAAMAEQAIEEAKEAEQVALDELVDEAAPISKSEAEKLDGIMDIPVTISMEVGRSFISIRNLLQLNQGSVVELDRVAGEPLDVMVNGTLIAHGEVVVVNDKFGIRLTDVISQTERIKKLK, encoded by the coding sequence ATGAGTGATGATACTGACGATTGGGCAGCAGCAATGGCTGAACAGGCTATTGAAGAAGCTAAAGAAGCTGAACAAGTAGCACTTGATGAGCTTGTGGATGAAGCTGCTCCGATCTCTAAGAGTGAAGCAGAAAAGCTTGATGGAATAATGGATATTCCCGTCACTATTTCAATGGAAGTAGGGCGCAGCTTTATTAGTATTCGTAATTTATTACAACTTAACCAAGGTTCAGTTGTCGAGCTCGATAGAGTGGCAGGTGAACCCCTTGATGTTATGGTTAACGGTACATTGATTGCTCATGGCGAAGTTGTGGTTGTGAACGATAAATTTGGTATCAGACTTACCGATGTGATTAGTCAAACTGAACGTATTAAAAAATTGAAGTAA
- a CDS encoding flagellar hook-length control protein FliK: protein MQQVSNILLGNSTKTASSFNENATQDADNNSFLSAFNEASQADAKKVNTDKTETFTQTSLTKDNIDEADVDLIFAQIDLAENFEGNKDTGEDGKVLPLPIQANEGDVTLEGQNKHLDNKLVLDHQLPIVDASLADADVNSDNSNTLNMSVSELLGSLSSEQLGALSAFSSMNETELSLLSPGQLNQLITDFNQQPSLESSIVIQPGAAIETMTLQSPLSTNQIELNSQTNSVQTTSTEASSTQASSNQNTYVQATNIQNSSNASIQQNELSKSADGLNQSTLDKLNAVVTNSVVTNELTIKAVATNAAVSNVAADKTLGDADSVEGKINPKDPAVNLAKAELSVSLDKTVNMNGNNNPVSSASANSSALSQISPPLSTSELTAELEPIDLKSIQNQSSLTSPHKSDVPQFQLSLRQGAESVVQMQEMIQKFAPVMKQQLITMVGQGIQQAEIRLDPAELGHMVVRVQVNGDQTQVQFQVAQSQTRDLIEQAIPRLREMLAEEGMQLADSHVSQDGERHQGSEYDESKSSDETLLDELSAQELELTTKHAMSSNSAIDYYA, encoded by the coding sequence ATGCAGCAAGTGAGTAATATTTTACTTGGAAATAGCACTAAAACTGCGAGTTCTTTTAATGAGAACGCAACGCAAGATGCTGATAATAATTCATTTTTGTCTGCTTTTAACGAAGCGTCACAAGCAGATGCAAAAAAAGTGAATACAGATAAAACGGAGACTTTCACTCAGACATCTTTAACAAAAGATAATATTGATGAAGCCGATGTTGATTTAATTTTTGCACAAATTGATTTAGCTGAAAACTTTGAAGGCAATAAAGATACTGGTGAAGATGGCAAAGTTCTGCCGTTACCAATTCAAGCCAATGAAGGTGATGTTACATTGGAAGGCCAAAATAAGCATCTTGATAATAAGTTAGTACTTGATCATCAACTTCCAATTGTCGACGCTAGCCTAGCAGATGCAGATGTTAATTCAGATAATAGCAACACCTTAAACATGAGTGTTAGTGAACTGCTAGGCAGTTTGTCTTCAGAGCAGTTAGGCGCATTGTCAGCGTTCAGTTCAATGAACGAAACAGAGCTATCATTACTTTCCCCTGGCCAGTTAAACCAATTGATAACCGATTTTAATCAACAGCCATCATTGGAATCTAGCATAGTGATTCAACCTGGTGCTGCGATTGAAACTATGACGTTGCAATCTCCTTTATCAACCAATCAGATAGAATTAAATTCGCAAACAAATAGCGTTCAAACAACTAGTACTGAAGCGTCTAGTACTCAAGCGTCTAGTAATCAGAATACATATGTTCAAGCTACTAATATTCAGAATTCTAGTAATGCATCTATCCAACAGAATGAATTGTCTAAAAGTGCTGATGGTTTAAATCAATCAACGCTGGATAAACTTAATGCAGTTGTAACTAATAGTGTCGTTACTAATGAATTAACAATTAAGGCGGTAGCAACTAATGCTGCGGTATCGAATGTAGCTGCAGATAAGACTTTGGGTGATGCTGACAGTGTTGAAGGAAAGATTAACCCTAAAGATCCTGCAGTTAATTTAGCTAAAGCAGAACTTAGCGTCTCGCTTGATAAAACAGTAAATATGAATGGGAATAACAATCCTGTGAGTAGCGCATCTGCCAACAGCAGCGCGCTAAGTCAAATATCACCCCCCCTATCCACAAGTGAGCTTACTGCAGAGTTAGAACCCATAGATTTAAAATCAATACAGAATCAAAGCAGTTTAACGTCACCTCATAAAAGTGACGTCCCTCAGTTTCAGTTATCGTTACGACAGGGCGCCGAATCAGTAGTTCAAATGCAAGAAATGATTCAAAAATTTGCACCGGTTATGAAGCAACAATTAATTACGATGGTTGGGCAAGGGATCCAGCAAGCGGAAATCCGTTTGGATCCAGCAGAGCTTGGACATATGGTTGTACGAGTACAGGTTAATGGAGATCAAACCCAAGTCCAATTTCAAGTTGCTCAATCACAAACTCGAGACTTGATTGAACAAGCTATTCCTCGTTTGCGTGAAATGTTAGCTGAAGAAGGTATGCAATTAGCTGATAGCCATGTTTCTCAAGACGGTGAAAGACATCAGGGATCTGAATATGATGAATCAAAAAGTTCTGATGAAACACTTTTGGATGAATTATCGGCACAAGAACTTGAGTTAACGACAAAACATGCAATGAGTAGCAATTCAGCTATAGATTATTATGCTTAA
- the fliP gene encoding flagellar type III secretion system pore protein FliP (The bacterial flagellar biogenesis protein FliP forms a type III secretion system (T3SS)-type pore required for flagellar assembly.), with the protein MKKWIVITLLAGLFFTPLSFAEQGLLKAVTVTAGADGGTEYSVTMQILLLMTAMSFIPAMVIMLTSFTRIIVVLSILRQALGMQQTPSNQVLIGISMFMTFFIMAPVFDKIHAQAVEPYMNETMTMQQAFEVGKEPLRQFMLSQVRTTDLETFIEISGYTNIASPEQAPMTVLVPAFITSELKTAFQIGFMLFVPFLVLDLVVASILMAMGMMMLSPMIVSLPFKIMLFVLVDGWGLVLGTLANSFGT; encoded by the coding sequence ATGAAAAAATGGATAGTGATTACATTATTGGCAGGATTGTTTTTTACTCCATTAAGCTTTGCTGAACAAGGATTACTCAAAGCAGTAACTGTTACCGCTGGGGCTGATGGCGGTACGGAATACTCTGTCACCATGCAGATCCTGTTGCTAATGACTGCAATGAGTTTTATTCCTGCAATGGTCATCATGTTAACGTCATTTACGCGGATCATTGTGGTGCTATCTATTCTGCGACAAGCACTCGGTATGCAGCAAACACCCTCAAATCAAGTACTAATTGGTATTAGTATGTTTATGACTTTTTTCATTATGGCGCCCGTATTCGACAAAATCCATGCACAAGCTGTTGAGCCATACATGAATGAAACCATGACAATGCAGCAAGCTTTTGAGGTAGGTAAAGAGCCGTTAAGGCAGTTTATGTTATCGCAGGTGAGAACGACAGATTTAGAAACCTTTATTGAAATATCGGGTTATACCAACATTGCTTCACCAGAACAGGCCCCAATGACAGTGTTGGTGCCAGCATTTATTACCAGTGAGCTAAAAACAGCCTTTCAAATAGGTTTTATGTTGTTTGTCCCTTTTTTAGTCTTGGATCTGGTCGTGGCGAGTATTTTGATGGCAATGGGTATGATGATGTTGTCTCCAATGATTGTTTCTTTGCCATTTAAAATTATGTTGTTTGTACTCGTTGATGGCTGGGGTCTAGTATTAGGCACCCTAGCAAATAGTTTCGGAACATAA
- the fliL gene encoding flagellar basal body-associated protein FliL → MAEEESLELTTENAPKSKKKLIIFAAVGVVLLALIGGGLFMFLGSEDESTTALPGIATAEDVSSDSSTKGKANYVGMPRPFLFNLPGVDRARLVEIKVQLMVRGDDGTTAKMHIPLIEDALLTTFSAADVQKLSTQAGKDELRQLALLNVQNTLQPVTGQKVVEKVLFTGFVMQ, encoded by the coding sequence ATGGCTGAAGAAGAGTCTTTAGAATTAACAACGGAAAATGCGCCTAAAAGTAAGAAAAAACTGATTATCTTCGCTGCAGTAGGTGTTGTATTACTAGCACTGATCGGTGGTGGTTTATTTATGTTTTTAGGTAGTGAGGATGAATCAACTACCGCTTTGCCCGGTATCGCGACTGCAGAAGACGTATCATCAGACTCATCAACGAAAGGCAAAGCAAATTATGTTGGCATGCCAAGACCCTTTTTATTCAATTTACCCGGTGTTGATCGTGCAAGATTAGTTGAAATTAAAGTTCAGTTAATGGTACGCGGTGATGATGGCACCACGGCAAAAATGCATATACCGCTTATTGAAGATGCGTTGTTAACCACCTTTAGCGCTGCAGATGTACAAAAACTCAGTACTCAAGCTGGCAAGGATGAACTAAGGCAGCTGGCATTATTAAATGTACAAAATACATTGCAACCAGTTACTGGCCAAAAAGTTGTTGAAAAGGTGCTTTTTACTGGCTTTGTAATGCAATAA
- the fliR gene encoding flagellar biosynthetic protein FliR, with translation MDILFEEISQTIAAYIWPLFRISSMLMVMTVFGSKTTPSRIRLLLAMAITVAVAPVLPPIEYIELFSLSAVFITAQQILIGTAMGFVTILVMQTFVLTGQIIGMQTSLGFASMIDPASGQQTPVVGNFFLLLATLIFLSVDGHLLMFKMLVASFETLPISNQGFTIANYKKLADFGSYMFGAALTMSISAIVSLLLINLSFGVMTRASPQLNIFAIGFPVTMVSGLLILWLTLEPIMSHFDQVWMQGQLLMCDILQLTCQIDGSISQ, from the coding sequence ATGGACATTTTATTTGAGGAGATTAGTCAAACAATCGCCGCGTATATCTGGCCATTATTTCGTATTTCTTCAATGTTAATGGTGATGACCGTCTTTGGATCGAAAACGACCCCTTCTCGTATTCGATTATTATTAGCAATGGCTATTACCGTTGCTGTTGCACCAGTTTTACCTCCCATCGAATACATTGAATTATTCTCTTTAAGTGCAGTATTTATTACCGCACAACAAATTCTAATAGGCACAGCAATGGGTTTTGTGACTATTCTTGTCATGCAAACCTTTGTATTAACCGGCCAAATTATAGGTATGCAAACCAGTTTAGGTTTTGCCTCAATGATTGATCCTGCGTCGGGGCAACAAACCCCTGTGGTGGGTAATTTCTTTTTGTTACTTGCGACGCTGATATTTTTGAGTGTTGATGGCCATTTGCTGATGTTTAAAATGCTGGTGGCGAGTTTTGAAACATTACCTATTTCTAATCAAGGTTTTACGATTGCTAATTATAAGAAGTTAGCCGATTTTGGTAGTTACATGTTTGGCGCTGCATTAACAATGTCTATTTCTGCGATTGTGTCACTGTTATTGATTAACCTTTCATTTGGGGTTATGACCAGAGCATCACCTCAGTTAAACATTTTTGCCATTGGTTTTCCTGTAACCATGGTGAGTGGCCTACTCATTTTATGGTTAACCTTAGAGCCGATCATGTCTCATTTTGATCAAGTTTGGATGCAAGGGCAGTTGCTCATGTGTGATATTTTACAATTAACGTGTCAGATTGATGGCTCAATAAGCCAGTAG
- the fliH gene encoding flagellar assembly protein FliH has protein sequence MTESKTNKSNEIDDSVDFSHWQLPDVTQQKNDVESNLFGQLGRDNPQPILDEQPLLPPTMAEIEQIRAEAEQEGLAQGQAEGHGKGLEQGRLEGLEQGHAEGFAQGEQQGYDVGLTKANDMLERLSALVQQFEQPLMVLDAELEAELLQLSINLAKSIVGNELQTHPEHILSVLRQGVDSLPIKKQQVTLRFCPDDATLVYQLYSDSQLEKNKWEIEADPSLKVGDCIIQSERSNVDLRVEERMKQTFTELQQQVAGINANVQTVKSESNQYTTKIVDEFSVRNSELSAETVADETFATEAVTTEAVTTETLATETLSAETEVHPETQATEISEPQIASNQAEIIHNEPSQLGEVDDAKPSTSITE, from the coding sequence ATGACTGAATCTAAAACCAACAAATCAAATGAAATTGATGACAGCGTAGATTTTAGTCACTGGCAATTGCCAGATGTTACCCAGCAAAAAAACGATGTGGAATCGAATTTATTTGGCCAGTTAGGCCGAGATAACCCTCAACCTATTCTAGATGAACAACCGCTGCTACCACCGACAATGGCTGAAATCGAACAAATTCGAGCTGAAGCTGAGCAAGAAGGCTTAGCACAAGGACAGGCAGAAGGGCATGGTAAGGGGTTAGAACAAGGCCGTCTTGAAGGTTTAGAGCAAGGACATGCAGAAGGTTTTGCTCAAGGTGAGCAGCAGGGTTATGACGTTGGCCTAACCAAAGCTAATGATATGCTCGAACGTTTATCTGCTTTAGTTCAGCAATTTGAGCAACCATTAATGGTACTTGATGCTGAATTGGAAGCTGAGCTATTACAGCTTTCAATTAATTTGGCTAAATCAATTGTTGGTAATGAATTACAAACCCATCCTGAACATATCTTATCGGTTTTACGCCAAGGTGTTGACTCGCTTCCTATCAAGAAACAGCAAGTCACACTGAGGTTTTGTCCTGATGACGCCACTCTCGTATATCAATTATATAGCGACAGCCAGCTAGAAAAAAATAAGTGGGAAATCGAGGCTGATCCCTCACTGAAAGTCGGTGATTGTATCATTCAAAGCGAGCGTTCTAATGTTGATTTACGTGTTGAAGAAAGGATGAAACAAACCTTCACAGAACTGCAACAACAAGTTGCGGGCATTAACGCCAATGTGCAAACGGTAAAGTCAGAGTCAAACCAATATACCACTAAGATAGTTGATGAGTTCTCCGTTAGAAATAGTGAACTATCTGCAGAGACTGTTGCTGATGAGACTTTTGCAACAGAGGCTGTAACCACTGAAGCTGTAACTACAGAGACGCTTGCAACAGAGACTCTAAGCGCTGAAACAGAAGTCCACCCCGAAACTCAAGCAACAGAAATCTCAGAACCTCAAATAGCATCGAATCAAGCCGAAATAATTCATAATGAACCGTCACAACTTGGTGAGGTCGATGATGCAAAACCGTCAACATCAATTACTGAATAA